The Chitinophagales bacterium genome contains a region encoding:
- a CDS encoding acetyl-CoA C-acyltransferase → MSSQEAYIVAGFRTAVGKSKKGGFRFTRPDDLAVEVIKKLLASVPELDPKRVDDLIVGNAVPEAEQGLQIARWIAVRALPISVPAVTINRYCASGLESIAMATAKIRSGMADCIIAGGAESMSLVPTTGWKTVPNYNVAKDHAEYFLGMGLTAEEVAQEYSITREDADAFAYESHQKAIQAISEGKFREEIIPIKVEEITVENGKRKTQEFIVDTDEGPRSDTSPEVLAKLKPAFKLNGQVTAGNSSQTSDGAAFVIIMSEKVVNELGVKPIARLVSCASAGVNPRLMGIGPIEAIPKALRQANMKLGDIDVIELNEAFATQSLAVIRSLDMDPTLVNPNGGAIALGHPLGCTGTKLTVQIINELKRRNKKYGMVTACVGGGQGIAGIIESLN, encoded by the coding sequence ATGTCATCACAGGAAGCATATATCGTTGCAGGATTTCGTACCGCCGTTGGTAAATCAAAGAAAGGAGGATTCCGTTTTACGAGGCCGGACGACCTTGCAGTGGAAGTCATTAAAAAGCTCCTGGCGAGCGTTCCGGAATTGGATCCAAAAAGAGTAGACGACTTAATAGTAGGGAATGCTGTTCCGGAGGCCGAGCAGGGATTACAGATTGCGCGGTGGATCGCTGTACGGGCATTGCCGATTTCTGTTCCTGCAGTAACCATCAACCGTTATTGTGCCAGCGGATTGGAATCCATTGCAATGGCTACCGCGAAGATCCGCTCAGGAATGGCAGATTGCATCATAGCAGGTGGTGCGGAATCCATGTCACTCGTGCCTACTACCGGATGGAAGACCGTTCCTAACTACAATGTGGCTAAAGACCATGCAGAATACTTTTTAGGAATGGGATTAACTGCTGAAGAAGTAGCTCAGGAATATTCCATTACGCGTGAAGATGCTGATGCGTTTGCATATGAATCACATCAAAAAGCTATTCAAGCAATCAGCGAGGGAAAGTTTAGAGAGGAAATAATACCAATAAAAGTCGAAGAAATAACCGTAGAAAATGGGAAAAGAAAAACACAGGAGTTTATAGTAGATACTGATGAAGGCCCGCGTTCAGATACGTCTCCGGAAGTCCTTGCTAAGTTAAAGCCAGCCTTTAAATTAAATGGGCAAGTCACTGCCGGAAACTCTTCCCAAACATCCGATGGAGCGGCATTCGTTATCATCATGAGTGAAAAAGTGGTAAATGAACTGGGGGTAAAGCCAATTGCGAGGTTGGTTAGCTGCGCCTCTGCCGGAGTCAACCCGCGTCTTATGGGCATCGGACCAATTGAAGCCATTCCTAAAGCATTGCGACAAGCAAATATGAAGCTGGGCGATATTGATGTTATTGAACTGAACGAAGCGTTTGCCACACAATCACTCGCTGTGATCCGGTCACTCGATATGGATCCAACCCTTGTGAACCCTAATGGCGGCGCAATCGCGCTTGGTCATCCATTGGGTTGCACGGGAACCAAGCTTACCGTTCAGATTATAAATGAATTAAAAAGGCGCAATAAAAAATATGGCATGGTGACTGCCTGCGTGGGCGGCGGCCAGGGCATCGCAGGAATTATTGAATCACTAAATTGA
- a CDS encoding 3-hydroxyacyl-CoA dehydrogenase: protein MNSRKIRRVAVLGSGVMGSRIACHFANIGVPVLLLDIVPKELTADEKKKNLSPDSLAVKNRVVNSALQNTIKSNPAPLYRHSFSKLITTGNFTDNMKDIAGCDWIIEVVIENLEVKKNIFEQVEKFRTPGTLITSNTSGIPIHLLAENRSEDFQKNFCGTHFFNPPRYLRLLEIIPTAKTDSGVTDFLVQYGDLFLGKTTVLCKDTPAFIANRIGIYAIMRIFYLMDHLVMTVDQIDSLTGPLIGRPKSATFRTSDVVGLDTLVSVAKFVYDACPNDESRELFKIPDWLSQMVKNKWLGDKSGQGFYKKEKIDGKTVYPSIDLKTLEYSVKEKTKFKTIEALKQADNLRMKMKVAVNGEDKAGEFYRSFFYGLLAYVSHRIPEISDTVYQVDEALNAGFGWELGPFETWDAMGVEETVSAMESSGNTPAPWIQEMLSKGFKSFYKVEEGKKKYYDLSSSLYKNISGTDAFIILENHADKIVWANSGCSLIDIADGAVNLEFKTKMNVIGGEVLEGVNKSIEIAEKNFAGLVIGNQGENFSAGANVAMILMLASEQEFDELNMACRMFQNTSMRIRYSTIPVVVAPHHLTLGGGCEFALHADKVQAAAETYIGLVEFGVGIIPAGGGTKEMTLRASNAYREGEIEFPELQKRFLNIATAKVATSAEQAFDMDIFRNGVDDISMNQNRLIADAKQKVLEMHREGYTMPVPHNDIYVLGRGALAAFYAGITAMAYGNYATEHEKLMAEKLAFVMSGGDLTAPAYVSEQYLLDLEREAFLSLVTTKKSMERMQSILKTGKPLRN, encoded by the coding sequence ATGAATTCACGAAAAATACGCAGGGTTGCAGTTCTTGGTTCGGGTGTAATGGGGAGCCGTATCGCTTGCCATTTTGCAAATATTGGCGTACCCGTTTTATTGCTTGATATTGTTCCGAAAGAATTGACGGCCGACGAAAAGAAAAAAAATTTATCTCCCGATAGTTTAGCCGTAAAAAACCGGGTTGTAAACAGTGCTCTTCAGAATACGATCAAATCAAATCCTGCTCCTCTTTATAGGCATTCATTTTCAAAGCTGATCACTACCGGCAATTTCACCGATAACATGAAAGACATTGCAGGCTGCGATTGGATAATCGAGGTGGTAATAGAAAATTTAGAAGTAAAGAAAAATATCTTCGAACAGGTTGAAAAATTCCGCACCCCCGGAACGCTAATCACTTCAAATACTTCGGGCATTCCAATTCACTTATTAGCAGAAAACAGGAGCGAAGATTTTCAAAAGAATTTTTGCGGAACTCACTTTTTCAATCCTCCCCGATACCTGCGATTGCTGGAAATTATTCCTACGGCAAAAACGGATTCAGGCGTCACAGATTTCCTGGTTCAATATGGGGATCTTTTCCTGGGAAAGACAACTGTCTTGTGCAAGGATACGCCTGCCTTTATTGCAAACCGCATAGGGATATATGCCATCATGCGCATCTTTTATTTGATGGATCATCTGGTTATGACCGTCGATCAAATTGATTCACTTACGGGTCCTTTAATCGGAAGACCAAAGTCTGCCACCTTTCGTACCAGCGATGTAGTAGGATTGGATACGCTGGTGAGCGTTGCAAAGTTTGTATATGATGCCTGCCCAAATGATGAATCGAGAGAGCTTTTTAAGATACCGGATTGGCTCAGCCAGATGGTAAAAAATAAATGGCTTGGTGATAAAAGCGGGCAGGGTTTTTACAAAAAAGAAAAGATTGACGGAAAAACAGTTTATCCTTCTATTGATCTTAAAACATTGGAATATTCAGTTAAGGAAAAAACAAAATTTAAGACAATTGAGGCACTGAAGCAGGCAGATAATCTGCGCATGAAAATGAAAGTCGCAGTGAATGGCGAGGATAAAGCAGGAGAATTCTATCGCAGCTTTTTTTATGGTTTGCTTGCTTATGTCTCCCATCGCATTCCTGAAATCTCCGACACTGTCTACCAGGTTGATGAAGCATTAAACGCAGGTTTTGGCTGGGAGCTGGGTCCTTTCGAAACCTGGGATGCAATGGGTGTGGAAGAAACCGTATCTGCGATGGAAAGCTCTGGAAATACTCCTGCACCATGGATTCAGGAGATGCTTTCAAAAGGCTTTAAATCATTCTACAAAGTTGAGGAAGGGAAGAAAAAATACTATGATCTTTCTTCCTCCCTTTATAAAAATATTTCCGGAACAGATGCTTTCATCATCCTGGAAAATCATGCTGATAAAATAGTTTGGGCAAACAGCGGCTGCAGCTTAATTGATATAGCTGACGGCGCGGTAAACCTGGAGTTCAAAACCAAGATGAATGTTATTGGCGGAGAAGTATTGGAAGGAGTTAATAAATCTATTGAAATCGCGGAGAAAAATTTTGCAGGATTAGTGATTGGCAATCAGGGTGAAAACTTTTCTGCCGGCGCTAACGTGGCAATGATACTGATGCTGGCCAGTGAACAGGAATTCGATGAATTGAATATGGCGTGCCGGATGTTTCAAAACACTTCGATGCGCATCCGGTACTCCACCATTCCTGTGGTGGTTGCGCCTCACCATCTAACCCTTGGAGGCGGTTGTGAATTTGCATTGCATGCCGATAAGGTACAGGCAGCTGCAGAGACGTATATCGGCCTGGTGGAGTTTGGAGTAGGAATTATTCCTGCCGGTGGTGGTACCAAAGAGATGACGCTGCGCGCAAGCAATGCATACCGCGAAGGTGAAATTGAATTTCCCGAGCTTCAGAAACGCTTTTTAAATATTGCAACCGCGAAGGTGGCAACCAGTGCGGAACAAGCATTTGATATGGATATTTTCAGGAATGGTGTTGATGACATCAGTATGAATCAAAACCGCCTGATTGCCGATGCAAAACAAAAGGTGCTGGAGATGCATCGCGAAGGTTATACCATGCCGGTTCCCCACAACGATATATATGTTTTAGGAAGAGGTGCGCTTGCTGCATTTTATGCAGGCATTACCGCAATGGCATATGGAAACTATGCCACGGAACACGAAAAGCTGATGGCAGAAAAACTCGCATTCGTCATGAGCGGCGGAGACTTAACTGCGCCTGCATATGTAAGTGAGCAGTATTTATTGGATTTGGAAAGGGAAGCATTCCTGAGCCTGGTCACTACTAAAAAGTCTATGGAAAGAATGCAATCAATTTTAAAAACCGGTAAACCCTTACGGAATTGA
- a CDS encoding long-chain fatty acid--CoA ligase yields MDHYTRIFDLPYYQLTKYPKDDCLNEKVGGVWQSYSTQQVIDQVNKVSMALVASGIRTGDKISIIANNRPLWNFVDFGTMQIGAITVPIYPTISDDEYVYILNNAEVKMLFVSGGELYQRIQDLRNRIASVKEIFSFNEDTSAPQWKGFLTRADASDINQVNSIRDSINPKQTACIIYTSGTTGFPKGVMLSHHNVIENMRSVSDVLPINHIHRVLSFLPLNHVFEKMVVYCYIMKGASVYYAESMETIGDNLREVKPYFFTCVPRLLEKVYERIIGKGLELKGVKKSLFFWALRLGEMWDNQKQLGPWYHLQLKIARKLVFSKWIEALGGNVFAIVSGAAPLNAKIGRVFTAAGITIMEGYGLTETSPVIAVNRYDLKNNMLGTVGPVVPGVMVKVAEDGEILCKGENVMEGYYKLPEETAKAIDADGWFYTGDIGEWVNDRFLKITDRKKELFKTSGGKYVAPQPIENAFKESFLIEQMMVVGDAKKFVSALIVPSFPNLKAWCEKNEILFSSNEELICKPKVLQKYQEVVDEKNSSLGHTDRIKKFKLLADEWTTPGGQLTPTLKLKRKVILNRYQNEIKEMYEEQ; encoded by the coding sequence ATGGATCATTATACCCGCATTTTTGATTTACCCTATTATCAGCTTACTAAATATCCTAAGGACGATTGCCTGAACGAAAAGGTAGGAGGAGTTTGGCAAAGCTATTCTACTCAGCAGGTAATTGACCAGGTAAACAAAGTAAGCATGGCATTGGTGGCTTCAGGAATTCGCACTGGCGATAAAATATCAATCATAGCCAACAACCGTCCCCTATGGAATTTTGTAGATTTCGGAACCATGCAAATAGGTGCTATTACAGTTCCTATTTATCCCACTATCAGTGATGATGAATATGTTTACATCCTGAATAATGCAGAGGTGAAAATGCTGTTTGTTTCGGGTGGTGAATTGTATCAGAGAATCCAGGACCTCCGTAACCGCATTGCATCCGTTAAAGAAATCTTCTCTTTCAACGAAGACACAAGCGCTCCGCAATGGAAAGGATTTTTAACACGTGCTGACGCATCAGATATTAATCAGGTAAATTCAATACGTGACTCTATTAACCCAAAGCAAACTGCGTGCATTATCTATACTTCAGGCACCACCGGTTTTCCAAAGGGGGTGATGCTGTCACATCACAATGTGATAGAGAATATGCGATCCGTGAGTGATGTATTACCTATCAACCATATCCATCGGGTGCTTAGCTTTCTTCCCCTCAACCATGTGTTTGAAAAAATGGTGGTCTATTGCTATATCATGAAAGGGGCTTCCGTTTATTATGCAGAAAGCATGGAAACAATCGGCGATAACCTTCGTGAAGTTAAACCCTATTTTTTCACCTGTGTCCCCCGGTTGCTTGAAAAGGTATATGAAAGAATTATTGGTAAAGGACTGGAATTGAAAGGGGTAAAAAAATCACTTTTCTTCTGGGCCCTTCGGCTGGGTGAAATGTGGGATAACCAGAAACAATTAGGACCGTGGTATCATCTTCAATTAAAAATAGCGAGAAAATTAGTTTTCAGTAAATGGATTGAAGCTTTGGGCGGAAATGTATTTGCAATTGTTTCCGGTGCTGCACCTCTGAATGCTAAAATAGGCCGTGTATTTACCGCCGCCGGTATCACCATAATGGAAGGCTATGGACTCACGGAAACGTCACCGGTTATTGCTGTAAACCGCTATGATTTAAAAAATAATATGCTTGGTACTGTAGGACCTGTGGTGCCTGGGGTGATGGTAAAGGTTGCAGAAGATGGCGAAATTTTATGTAAGGGCGAAAATGTAATGGAAGGGTACTACAAGCTCCCCGAAGAAACTGCAAAAGCCATAGACGCGGATGGGTGGTTTTACACCGGCGATATCGGCGAATGGGTGAATGACAGATTTTTAAAAATTACAGACCGGAAGAAAGAACTGTTTAAAACATCCGGCGGTAAATATGTCGCACCCCAGCCTATAGAAAACGCTTTCAAGGAATCTTTCCTGATTGAACAGATGATGGTGGTCGGTGATGCTAAAAAATTTGTCTCAGCACTTATTGTGCCGTCCTTTCCCAATCTGAAAGCATGGTGCGAAAAGAATGAAATTTTATTTTCGTCCAATGAAGAGCTGATTTGTAAGCCAAAGGTGCTGCAGAAATACCAGGAAGTAGTCGATGAGAAGAACAGCAGCCTGGGTCATACTGACAGAATAAAGAAATTCAAATTGCTTGCTGATGAATGGACGACACCGGGAGGTCAGTTAACCCCCACATTAAAACTAAAGCGAAAAGTAATTTTGAATAGATACCAAAACGAAATAAAGGAAATGTATGAAGAGCAGTAA
- a CDS encoding FAD-binding protein codes for MIFQKILSNHVLHFQEIVGPDYVFMDSDSLQKYSHDETEDLRFPPEIVILPFNTEEVSSILKFCNQENICVTPRGAGTGLSGGALAVYGGVILSLERLNKIILIDERNYQVTVEPGVITQTLQDELKERNLFYPPDPASRGSCFIGGNIAENSGGPKAVKYGVVKDYVLNLEVVLPDGEIIWTGANVLKNATGYNLTQLVVGSEGTLCIVTKIILRLIPYPEYDLLMLVPFRSAIQACEAVNAVFLAGVTPSAIEFMERDAIDWAIQFIDVKNLPVAEEIKAHLLIELDGNNLEQLYQDAEKISIAVSKYETGDILFAETAQQKADLWKLRRGVAEAVKSHSIYKEEDTVVPRAELPVLLKGIKETGAKYGFQSVCYGHAGDGNLHVNIIKGEMNEDQWTIKLPFAIREIFELCVQLGGTLSGEHGIGWVQKPYLDIAFNPVQIQLMKAIKKVFDPKGILNPGKIFIEND; via the coding sequence ATGATCTTTCAAAAAATTCTATCAAACCATGTACTGCACTTTCAGGAAATAGTAGGTCCTGACTATGTGTTTATGGATTCCGATTCGCTACAAAAATATTCTCATGATGAAACAGAAGATTTAAGATTTCCACCTGAAATTGTAATTCTTCCCTTCAACACTGAAGAGGTAAGCAGTATTTTAAAATTTTGTAACCAGGAAAATATTTGTGTAACTCCCAGGGGTGCAGGTACTGGTTTAAGCGGCGGGGCCTTAGCTGTATATGGAGGAGTGATTTTATCTCTTGAGCGGTTGAATAAAATAATTTTGATTGATGAAAGAAATTACCAGGTAACTGTGGAGCCTGGTGTAATCACTCAGACGCTGCAGGACGAGCTGAAAGAACGAAATTTATTTTACCCTCCCGATCCGGCAAGCCGCGGCTCCTGTTTTATTGGTGGAAATATTGCAGAAAATTCAGGTGGTCCGAAGGCGGTGAAATATGGGGTAGTAAAAGACTACGTGCTCAACCTGGAAGTAGTTTTGCCAGATGGTGAAATCATCTGGACAGGTGCAAATGTGCTGAAAAATGCAACAGGCTATAATCTTACGCAACTGGTAGTAGGCAGCGAAGGAACCTTATGTATTGTAACTAAAATCATATTGAGATTAATCCCATATCCTGAATATGATTTGCTGATGCTTGTTCCATTCCGTTCTGCGATCCAAGCATGTGAGGCAGTAAATGCGGTTTTTCTTGCTGGTGTTACACCTTCTGCTATAGAGTTTATGGAACGCGACGCAATTGATTGGGCCATACAATTTATTGATGTAAAAAATCTTCCTGTAGCAGAAGAAATAAAAGCACATTTACTTATAGAACTGGATGGAAATAATTTAGAGCAATTGTACCAGGATGCGGAAAAAATAAGTATTGCAGTTTCCAAATATGAGACCGGAGATATTTTATTTGCAGAAACCGCTCAGCAAAAGGCAGATTTGTGGAAATTAAGAAGAGGGGTCGCTGAGGCCGTAAAGTCCCATTCCATTTACAAGGAGGAGGATACGGTGGTACCCCGGGCAGAGTTACCTGTACTATTGAAAGGGATAAAAGAAACTGGCGCGAAATATGGATTTCAATCCGTTTGCTATGGCCATGCAGGTGATGGAAATCTTCATGTGAATATTATTAAAGGGGAAATGAATGAAGACCAATGGACCATTAAATTACCTTTTGCCATCCGGGAAATATTTGAGTTATGCGTTCAGCTTGGCGGAACACTTTCCGGCGAACATGGAATTGGATGGGTGCAAAAGCCTTATCTCGATATTGCTTTTAACCCTGTTCAGATACAGTTGATGAAAGCAATAAAAAAAGTCTTCGATCCAAAAGGAATTTTGAATCCGGGAAAAATATTTATTGAAAACGATTAA
- a CDS encoding S41 family peptidase, with translation MKNFLVIIVLLFATGFFSCKKAFVEPDIADNPKQNFEYLWSDINNRYAYLDYKGLDWNAIHSKYAEQVHDGISNTALFSILANMMNELRDDHSNLISPFNVSVYYPTFLNSPENYDDRLVLEHYLLRHASQYYITGPLLNTIIDTLGVRIGYIRYSSFSRTVSNYDIDFVINRFKGLNGVIIDVRNNGGGDVSNIFPLANRFFDTTRLGYTSQLKTGPGQNDFGDNENVYFGPVDAYHFTNRIAVLSNRNSFSATSLFCTAMKSLPYVKMVGDSTGGGMGAPNGGELPNGWTYRFSVSRALAPDGSNWESGVPADILVDLDPTLEQQGYDSIIERAIQYIISGK, from the coding sequence ATGAAAAACTTTCTTGTTATTATAGTATTGTTATTTGCAACGGGCTTTTTTTCATGCAAAAAAGCATTTGTAGAGCCTGATATTGCTGATAACCCAAAACAGAATTTTGAATATTTATGGAGCGATATCAACAACCGTTATGCATACCTCGATTATAAAGGTCTTGACTGGAATGCTATCCATTCAAAATATGCTGAGCAGGTGCATGATGGAATTAGCAATACAGCACTTTTTTCAATACTTGCGAATATGATGAATGAACTGCGTGATGATCATTCAAATCTAATTTCGCCTTTTAATGTATCTGTATATTACCCCACGTTTTTAAACAGTCCTGAAAATTATGATGACCGGCTGGTTCTGGAGCATTATTTATTGAGGCATGCTTCGCAATACTATATAACCGGACCATTATTAAATACCATTATCGATACCCTGGGAGTAAGGATTGGATACATCCGTTATTCTTCCTTTAGCAGAACCGTTAGTAATTATGATATTGATTTTGTGATAAATCGTTTTAAAGGGTTGAATGGTGTTATAATTGATGTTCGCAATAACGGCGGTGGTGATGTATCAAATATTTTTCCGCTTGCTAATCGATTTTTTGATACCACACGATTAGGTTATACTTCGCAATTAAAAACAGGTCCCGGGCAAAATGATTTTGGAGATAACGAAAATGTTTATTTCGGACCGGTTGATGCCTATCATTTTACCAACAGGATCGCTGTATTAAGTAACCGGAATAGTTTTAGCGCCACGTCGCTTTTTTGTACTGCAATGAAATCCTTACCCTATGTAAAAATGGTTGGTGATTCTACGGGAGGCGGCATGGGAGCACCGAATGGAGGTGAACTACCTAATGGCTGGACTTACCGGTTTTCAGTCAGCCGCGCCCTCGCACCCGATGGTTCGAACTGGGAAAGTGGAGTGCCTGCAGATATCCTGGTTGATCTGGACCCCACCCTGGAACAACAAGGGTATGATTCCATAATCGAACGTGCTATCCAGTACATCATTTCCGGGAAATAG
- the rfaE2 gene encoding D-glycero-beta-D-manno-heptose 1-phosphate adenylyltransferase encodes MNYLKEVMEQKIVLMSKLKNKLAVWRFQDKNIVFTNGCFDIIHQGHIHLLSTARSFGNVLIVGLNTDASVRKLKPDRPIQDEHSRALIMASFTFVDAVILFDEETPYSLIQNIKPDVLVKGGDYSIGEVVGKDLVEGTGGSIEVVPLLQGLSTTNIVNKMR; translated from the coding sequence ATGAACTACCTTAAGGAAGTAATGGAGCAAAAAATCGTATTGATGAGTAAGCTTAAAAATAAGCTGGCCGTCTGGCGGTTTCAGGATAAAAACATTGTTTTCACCAATGGTTGCTTTGACATTATTCATCAGGGGCATATTCATCTGCTTTCAACGGCAAGATCCTTTGGAAATGTATTGATTGTCGGTTTAAATACTGATGCATCTGTTAGAAAATTAAAACCTGATCGTCCCATCCAGGACGAACATTCCCGTGCTCTGATAATGGCATCTTTTACTTTCGTAGATGCGGTAATTCTCTTTGATGAGGAAACACCATATAGCCTGATACAAAATATTAAGCCTGATGTATTGGTAAAAGGCGGTGATTACAGCATAGGGGAAGTAGTGGGTAAAGACCTTGTAGAAGGAACAGGAGGCAGCATTGAGGTGGTGCCGCTGTTGCAAGGTTTATCTACAACTAATATCGTAAATAAAATGCGATAG
- a CDS encoding flippase-like domain-containing protein: protein MNKNIVSVLRIVLFLAIGLVLFWLVIKNQNINEIREKLKHANWWWALLSLVFAFFSNIFRALRWNMLIEPLGYKPKLKNTFGAVMIGYLANLALPRLGEVSRSAVLSGYEKMPVNKVFGTVVVERIIDVATIFFLLFVTVLLEFEKMSAFSNQYVIAPLENKLTVLFTQALLFYLITGVVIVVILLVSWLLWTRLKSSKYYLKLGGMVRGFIDGIKTVGKLKNRNLFLLYTFLIWFLYFLMSYVCFFSFSATSHLGWIAALATMVFGGFGWAAPVQGGFGAFHALVTQTLVLFGIAEDDGLAFAILSHSTQVFGMLTFGLLSLVILPFINKKSPHELP, encoded by the coding sequence GTGAATAAAAACATCGTATCTGTTTTACGGATAGTATTGTTCCTTGCTATAGGATTGGTACTTTTTTGGCTGGTTATTAAAAATCAGAACATCAACGAGATCAGGGAAAAGTTGAAACATGCGAACTGGTGGTGGGCATTACTCTCTCTTGTCTTTGCATTTTTCAGTAATATATTTCGGGCGCTCCGTTGGAACATGCTTATTGAACCGCTCGGATATAAGCCTAAACTGAAAAATACATTCGGGGCTGTAATGATCGGTTATCTTGCAAATCTTGCCTTACCCAGACTTGGGGAAGTAAGCCGCAGCGCAGTGCTGAGCGGCTATGAAAAAATGCCTGTTAATAAAGTATTCGGCACCGTGGTGGTAGAGCGTATAATTGATGTTGCTACCATTTTTTTTCTGCTGTTTGTAACCGTTCTCCTTGAATTCGAAAAAATGAGCGCTTTCAGTAATCAGTATGTGATTGCTCCGTTGGAAAATAAATTAACTGTGCTTTTTACACAAGCCTTGCTTTTTTACCTAATAACAGGGGTCGTTATCGTAGTTATTTTGCTGGTGTCCTGGCTGCTGTGGACACGCCTGAAATCTTCAAAATATTATTTAAAGCTTGGTGGTATGGTAAGAGGTTTTATTGATGGCATAAAAACAGTAGGAAAATTAAAGAACCGAAACCTTTTTTTATTGTACACCTTTTTAATCTGGTTCCTTTATTTTTTAATGTCCTATGTATGTTTTTTCAGCTTTAGTGCTACGTCACATCTTGGGTGGATAGCGGCTCTGGCTACTATGGTTTTCGGGGGTTTTGGATGGGCAGCCCCGGTTCAGGGTGGCTTTGGAGCATTTCATGCTCTGGTTACGCAGACCCTGGTATTGTTCGGGATTGCTGAGGATGATGGCCTTGCATTTGCCATTTTATCACATTCTACGCAGGTATTCGGGATGCTAACTTTTGGCCTGCTTTCGCTGGTAATTTTACCGTTTATAAATAAAAAGTCTCCGCATGAACTACCTTAA
- a CDS encoding aspartate 1-decarboxylase, which translates to MMVEILKSKIHRVKVTEADLNYIGSITIDEDLMQAANLIENEKVQVVNVSNGERIDTYVIKGENGSGTICMNGPAARRAMVGDIIIVISYTILEFEEAKTFKPSIIFPDETTNRLITVRE; encoded by the coding sequence ATGATGGTAGAAATATTAAAATCGAAGATACACAGGGTAAAAGTTACCGAAGCAGATCTCAATTACATAGGTAGCATTACTATTGATGAGGACTTGATGCAGGCAGCAAACCTTATCGAAAATGAAAAAGTGCAGGTCGTAAATGTAAGTAATGGGGAAAGAATTGATACCTATGTGATAAAAGGTGAAAACGGGTCAGGCACCATTTGCATGAATGGGCCGGCTGCCCGCAGAGCAATGGTTGGCGATATTATAATTGTGATTTCCTATACCATTTTAGAATTTGAAGAGGCAAAAACCTTCAAGCCATCCATTATATTTCCGGACGAAACAACCAATCGCTTAATTACCGTGCGTGAATAA
- a CDS encoding pantoate--beta-alanine ligase has protein sequence MIVLKKSSECLDLVVLKKSKGSIVGLVPTMGALHAGHLSLIKASKQENDFTVCSIFVNPTQFNEIEDFIQYPKPTENDIGLLEQAECDLLFLPNENEIYDKGINELDTYHLGYLEHYLEGASRPGHFKGVANVVDRFLKIIKPDHLYLGQKDYQQVKVLQALLLQKKFATKIVMCPIVRESNGLAMSSRNERLTEQQRKNAGGIAETLFFIRDNYRNYGLPELQKKSIARINSIPEAKLDYLEFCDADAFTTVSDWNSAKHIVVVTAVKIAAVRLLDNILLH, from the coding sequence GTGATTGTATTAAAGAAATCCAGTGAGTGCTTAGACTTAGTCGTACTCAAAAAATCTAAGGGTAGCATAGTGGGCCTGGTTCCTACAATGGGCGCCTTGCATGCAGGTCACCTTTCCCTTATTAAAGCTTCGAAACAAGAAAATGATTTTACTGTTTGCAGCATTTTCGTCAATCCAACACAGTTTAATGAGATTGAAGATTTTATACAATACCCTAAACCTACAGAGAACGATATTGGATTACTGGAGCAGGCGGAATGTGATTTGCTTTTTCTTCCGAACGAAAATGAGATCTATGATAAAGGGATAAATGAACTTGACACCTACCATTTAGGCTATTTGGAACATTATTTAGAAGGTGCTTCCCGACCGGGTCATTTTAAAGGAGTGGCAAACGTAGTAGACCGGTTTTTAAAGATCATAAAGCCTGACCACCTTTATCTCGGCCAAAAAGATTACCAGCAGGTTAAAGTTTTGCAAGCGTTATTGTTACAAAAAAAATTTGCAACTAAAATTGTCATGTGCCCCATTGTACGGGAAAGCAATGGCTTAGCCATGAGTTCCCGAAACGAACGCCTTACTGAACAGCAAAGAAAAAATGCAGGCGGCATAGCAGAAACCTTATTTTTCATCCGTGATAATTACCGGAATTATGGTTTGCCGGAATTACAAAAAAAATCCATTGCAAGAATCAATTCTATTCCTGAAGCCAAATTAGATTACCTGGAATTCTGTGACGCAGATGCCTTTACTACAGTCTCTGATTGGAATAGTGCAAAACATATTGTAGTGGTTACTGCTGTAAAAATTGCAGCAGTACGTCTTTTGGATAACATACTGTTACATTAA